In uncultured Bacteroides sp., one genomic interval encodes:
- a CDS encoding DUF349 domain-containing protein: MMDTQDTNLPLEEGKLEEEKNVPEVSEVVTEETPEETTEVNMSAAANLQSKQEIIERLKELAANAESTHKQELDSLKQTFYKLHKIEQDSAKKKFIEEGGTEESFVPAADTYEAEFKSIMAAIKEKRSTFNAELEKQKEDNLQIKLDIIEKLKELVNYPEDVNKAYNDFKKLQQEWNEIKLVPQAKVNELWKNYQVYVEKFYDIIKINNEFRDYDFKKNLEIKTKLCEAAERLANEADVVSAFHQLQKLHQEFRDTGPVAKELRDEIWARFKNASTEVNRRHQQHFEALKEVEQRNLDEKTVICEIVEATEYNELNSFNAWEKKTQEIIALQNKWKTIGFAPQKMNVKIFERFRAACDDFFKKKGEFFKKIKEEMNENLEKKKALCEKVEALKDNTDWKETSDILTKLQKEWKTIGPVSKKYSDPIWKRFIEACDYFFEQKNKATSSLHSIEVENLQKKKALIEKLVTLDESVEASEASNLVRETIKEWNAIGHVPFKEKDKLYKQFHDLVDKQFDRLNINAANRKLNNFKTNISNVAGQGEKGGVQTLYREREKLVRAYESMKNEIKTYENNLGFLTSSSKKGNSLVTELNRKVEKLKSDLELTLEKIKVIDQSTK; this comes from the coding sequence ATGATGGACACCCAGGACACTAATCTACCTTTAGAAGAAGGAAAATTAGAAGAAGAAAAGAATGTTCCCGAGGTTTCTGAGGTTGTTACCGAAGAAACTCCAGAGGAAACTACAGAAGTAAACATGTCGGCGGCTGCAAACTTGCAGTCAAAACAGGAAATAATTGAAAGACTAAAGGAACTTGCTGCAAATGCAGAAAGCACTCACAAGCAAGAGTTAGACTCCCTTAAACAGACTTTCTACAAACTCCACAAGATTGAACAAGATTCAGCAAAAAAGAAATTTATAGAAGAAGGCGGCACAGAAGAATCATTTGTTCCTGCAGCAGACACCTACGAAGCTGAATTTAAATCAATAATGGCTGCTATTAAAGAAAAGAGAAGCACATTTAATGCTGAACTGGAAAAACAAAAAGAAGATAATCTACAGATTAAATTAGATATTATTGAGAAGCTTAAAGAGCTAGTCAATTATCCTGAAGATGTCAATAAAGCATACAATGATTTTAAGAAACTTCAGCAAGAGTGGAACGAAATTAAATTAGTACCTCAAGCTAAAGTTAACGAACTTTGGAAGAATTATCAGGTTTACGTTGAGAAATTCTACGATATAATCAAGATTAACAATGAATTCAGAGATTACGATTTCAAAAAGAATCTTGAAATAAAAACAAAACTTTGTGAAGCTGCAGAAAGACTAGCCAATGAAGCGGATGTTGTTTCTGCATTTCACCAATTACAAAAGCTACATCAGGAATTTCGCGATACAGGTCCTGTTGCTAAGGAACTTCGCGACGAAATATGGGCACGATTCAAAAATGCTTCTACTGAAGTAAATCGTCGCCATCAACAACATTTCGAAGCTTTAAAGGAAGTAGAACAACGAAACCTGGATGAAAAAACTGTTATTTGCGAGATTGTTGAAGCTACAGAATATAATGAATTAAACTCTTTCAATGCATGGGAAAAGAAGACTCAGGAAATCATCGCGCTGCAAAACAAATGGAAAACTATAGGTTTTGCTCCGCAGAAGATGAACGTTAAGATCTTCGAAAGATTCCGTGCAGCTTGTGATGACTTCTTTAAAAAGAAAGGTGAATTCTTCAAGAAGATTAAAGAAGAAATGAACGAAAATCTTGAAAAGAAGAAAGCGCTATGTGAAAAAGTTGAAGCTCTTAAAGATAATACTGACTGGAAAGAAACTTCAGATATTCTCACTAAGCTTCAGAAAGAATGGAAAACGATTGGCCCTGTATCTAAAAAATATTCAGATCCTATCTGGAAACGTTTCATTGAGGCTTGCGATTATTTCTTTGAACAGAAAAATAAAGCAACTTCTTCTCTACATTCTATTGAGGTTGAAAACTTGCAGAAAAAGAAAGCACTTATTGAGAAATTAGTAACACTTGACGAAAGTGTTGAAGCTAGCGAAGCAAGCAATCTGGTTCGTGAGACTATAAAGGAATGGAACGCAATTGGTCATGTGCCTTTTAAAGAAAAAGATAAACTTTATAAGCAATTCCATGATTTAGTTGATAAGCAATTCGATCGTTTAAATATAAATGCTGCAAACAGAAAACTGAATAACTTTAAAACAAATATCAGTAACGTAGCGGGACAAGGTGAGAAAGGCGGTGTTCAAACACTTTATCGTGAACGTGAAAAACTGGTTCGTGCTTATGAATCAATGAAGAACGAAATAAAGACTTACGAAAACAATCTTGGATTCCTTACTTCATCTTCAAAGAAAGGTAATAGTTTGGTTACAGAATTGAATAGAAAAGTTGAGAAATTAAAGTCCGATCTAGAACTTACATTGGAAAAGATTAAAGTTATTGATCAATCTACTAAATAG
- the mgtE gene encoding magnesium transporter: protein MNEKNIENVKELIELKDSDKVKELLSDLHPADIAELCNELSPEDARFIYLLLDNETAADVLVEMDEDVRKEFLEILPSETIAKRFVDYMDTDDAVDLIREMDEDKQEEIISHIEDIEQAGDIVDLLKYDEDTAGGLMGTEMVIVNENWSMPECLKEMRLQAEEMDEIYYVYVVDDEERLRGVFPLKKMITSPSVSKVKHVMKKDPISVHVNTPIEEVVQTIEKYDLVAVPVVDSIGRLVGRITVDDVMDEVREQAERDYQLASGLSQDVETDDNVARQTTARLPWLLIGMIGGIGNSMILGNFGETFAAHPEMALYIPLIGGTGGNVGTQSSAIVVQGIANNSLDVEKTFKQVAKESVVALINATIISLLVYIYNFIRYGGTATVTYSVSISLFAVVMFASIFGTLVPMTLEKLKIDPAIATGPFISITNDIIGMLLYMSITVLLS from the coding sequence ATGAATGAAAAAAATATTGAAAATGTAAAAGAGCTCATAGAGCTAAAAGACTCGGATAAGGTTAAGGAGCTTCTCTCCGATCTTCACCCAGCCGATATAGCAGAACTATGCAATGAACTTAGTCCTGAAGATGCACGTTTTATCTATCTTTTGCTAGATAATGAAACCGCCGCCGATGTCCTTGTTGAAATGGACGAAGACGTGCGGAAAGAATTCCTGGAAATACTTCCATCCGAAACTATCGCCAAACGTTTCGTTGACTACATGGATACGGATGATGCGGTAGACTTGATCCGTGAAATGGATGAGGATAAACAGGAAGAGATCATCTCTCACATTGAAGATATTGAGCAAGCCGGTGACATTGTTGATCTTCTAAAATATGATGAAGATACTGCCGGTGGGTTAATGGGTACTGAAATGGTTATCGTAAATGAGAACTGGAGTATGCCCGAATGTCTGAAGGAAATGCGTCTGCAAGCAGAAGAGATGGATGAGATATATTACGTATATGTAGTAGACGATGAGGAACGACTACGCGGAGTATTCCCTCTTAAAAAGATGATTACCAGCCCATCGGTTTCAAAAGTGAAACACGTGATGAAGAAAGATCCTATTTCTGTTCATGTGAATACGCCTATTGAAGAAGTTGTTCAAACCATTGAGAAATATGACCTGGTAGCTGTTCCTGTGGTTGATAGTATTGGACGTTTAGTTGGACGAATCACGGTTGATGACGTAATGGACGAAGTACGTGAACAAGCCGAAAGAGACTATCAATTAGCATCCGGTCTTTCTCAGGATGTAGAAACAGATGATAATGTTGCCCGACAAACAACTGCCCGACTTCCCTGGCTACTTATCGGCATGATAGGTGGTATTGGAAATTCAATGATATTAGGAAATTTTGGAGAAACCTTTGCTGCACATCCCGAAATGGCACTCTATATTCCATTAATTGGTGGAACTGGAGGAAATGTAGGAACGCAATCATCTGCTATTGTAGTACAAGGCATTGCAAACAATTCACTGGATGTTGAAAAGACCTTTAAGCAAGTAGCTAAAGAATCTGTCGTAGCATTAATTAACGCCACAATCATTTCACTATTAGTGTATATCTATAACTTCATCCGTTACGGTGGAACTGCAACTGTTACTTATTCAGTGTCAATCAGCTTGTTTGCAGTAGTTATGTTTGCATCAATTTTTGGTACATTAGTCCCAATGACACTAGAGAAATTAAAGATAGATCCGGCTATCGCCACCGGTCCTTTTATATCTATCACAAACGATATTATCGGCATGTTACTTTACATGAGCATAACCGTTCTATTATCATAA
- the rsmA gene encoding 16S rRNA (adenine(1518)-N(6)/adenine(1519)-N(6))-dimethyltransferase RsmA: MRAVKPKKFLGQHFLKDLKIAQDIADTVDAVPELPVLEVGPGMGVLTQFLVNKQRLVKVVEVDFESVAYLREAYPSLEDHIIEDDFLKMNLERVFEGKQFVLTGNYPYNISSQIFFKMLDNKNLIPCCTGMIQKEVAERIAAGPGSKTYGILSVLIQAWYHVEYLFTVSETVFNPPPKVKSAVIRMTRNETMELGCDEKLFKQVVKTTFNQRRKTLRNSIKPILGKDCPLCEDILFNKRPEQLSVAEFISLTNNVEKALAEQKSKGTE; this comes from the coding sequence ATGAGAGCAGTAAAACCAAAGAAATTCCTCGGGCAACATTTCCTGAAAGATTTAAAGATAGCTCAAGATATTGCAGATACGGTAGATGCCGTACCTGAACTTCCGGTATTAGAAGTGGGACCGGGTATGGGAGTGCTCACTCAATTTTTAGTTAATAAGCAACGACTTGTTAAAGTTGTAGAAGTTGACTTCGAATCTGTAGCATACCTTCGTGAGGCTTATCCTTCGCTAGAAGACCATATTATTGAAGATGATTTTCTGAAGATGAATCTTGAAAGAGTATTCGAGGGAAAACAATTTGTATTGACCGGTAACTATCCATATAACATATCAAGTCAGATATTCTTTAAGATGCTCGACAACAAGAACCTTATTCCTTGTTGTACAGGTATGATTCAAAAAGAGGTTGCCGAACGAATTGCTGCCGGTCCAGGGAGTAAAACCTATGGTATTCTGAGTGTGCTTATTCAAGCTTGGTATCATGTTGAGTATCTCTTCACTGTAAGCGAAACTGTATTCAATCCTCCTCCTAAAGTAAAAAGTGCTGTTATTCGCATGACTCGTAATGAAACAATGGAACTTGGTTGTGACGAGAAACTTTTCAAGCAGGTAGTAAAAACAACATTCAACCAGCGCAGAAAAACTTTAAGAAACTCAATAAAACCAATTTTAGGAAAAGATTGTCCTCTTTGCGAAGATATTCTCTTTAATAAACGTCCCGAACAACTTTCTGTAGCTGAATTTATCAGTTTAACAAACAATGTAGAAAAGGCTTTGGCCGAACAAAAGAGCAAAGGAACTGAATAA
- a CDS encoding lysylphosphatidylglycerol synthase transmembrane domain-containing protein — protein MGTPAFKNIVKKTIQIALPIVLGGFILVWVYRDFDFSKVGHVLLHEMNYWWMLISLIFGVFSHVFRGLRWKQTLEPLDAYPKSSNCVNAIFISYAANLVLPRVGEVSRCTILTKYDGISFSKSLGTVVTERLIDTIMVVTITGLTLVSQLGIFKSFFAKTGTDFTSIELFLTSPKFYIILLCVVGVIILLYHLMKVLSFFEKVRGIVLNVWEGILTLKHIKNAPLFVLYTFLIWFSYFMEFYLTFYCFDFSSNLGIMAGLVLFAVGSVAVVVPTPNGAGPWHFAIISMMVLYGVDATDAGIFALIKHGIQTLLLVLLGIYGLAALPFTNKK, from the coding sequence TTGGGAACACCTGCGTTTAAAAATATAGTAAAAAAGACAATTCAAATCGCTTTGCCTATAGTCTTAGGCGGTTTTATCTTAGTCTGGGTCTATCGGGATTTTGATTTCTCGAAAGTTGGCCATGTTCTTTTGCATGAGATGAACTATTGGTGGATGTTAATTTCACTGATATTTGGTGTGTTTAGTCACGTGTTTCGTGGATTGAGATGGAAACAAACATTGGAGCCGCTCGATGCATATCCGAAATCGAGTAATTGTGTAAATGCAATTTTTATATCGTATGCAGCCAATCTGGTTTTACCACGTGTAGGAGAAGTATCCAGATGCACTATCCTTACCAAGTATGATGGCATTTCTTTTTCTAAGTCGTTGGGTACGGTTGTTACAGAACGATTAATAGACACAATAATGGTTGTGACAATAACGGGGCTGACTTTGGTTTCTCAGCTTGGCATTTTTAAAAGCTTTTTTGCCAAGACTGGTACAGATTTTACTTCCATTGAACTATTTCTGACTTCCCCCAAATTTTATATAATACTATTATGTGTGGTTGGAGTAATTATTCTGCTTTATCATTTAATGAAGGTTCTTTCATTCTTTGAAAAGGTGAGAGGTATTGTTTTAAATGTGTGGGAAGGAATCTTGACCTTAAAGCATATAAAAAATGCACCTCTTTTTGTCTTATATACCTTCCTTATCTGGTTCAGCTATTTTATGGAATTCTACCTTACATTCTATTGTTTCGATTTCTCTTCGAACTTAGGTATTATGGCCGGATTGGTATTGTTTGCTGTGGGAAGTGTTGCCGTGGTTGTTCCTACGCCTAATGGTGCAGGTCCATGGCACTTTGCTATAATTTCGATGATGGTTCTTTATGGAGTTGATGCTACTGATGCAGGAATATTTGCACTAATTAAACACGGAATACAAACTTTATTACTAGTTTTGTTAGGAATATATGGATTAGCGGCTTTGCCGTTCACAAATAAAAAATAA
- a CDS encoding aminoacyl-histidine dipeptidase, giving the protein MKTIQSLAPEAVWKNFYSLTRIPRPSGFMKPITEFLLNFGKSLNLESFTDEVGNVIIRKPATPGMENRKGVILQAHMDMVPQKNNDTVHDFEKDPIETYIDGDWVKAKGTTLGADNGMGVAAIMAVLEDNTLKHGPLEALITVDEETGMFGAFGLKKESINGEILLNLDSEEEGELYIGCAGGEDVTATFQYKEVEPEDGDIAIKINLKGLRGGHSGLEINKGRANANKLMVRFLREAIASYEARLATWEGGNMRNAIPREAHVVVTIPAENEEELIDLVQYCENLYNEEYAGLEENISFKAEKTDLPKGLVPEEIQDDIINSIFACQNGVMRNIPSIPDTVETSSNLAIVKVSDGVGEVKILARSASDSMKEYLTTSIECCFNMAGAKVEMSGAYSGWDPDVNSPILHAMKASYKSQFGEEPKVKVIHAGLECGIIGANIPGLDMISFGPTLQSPHSPDERVYIPSVKKFYEFLIATLEQTPVKE; this is encoded by the coding sequence ATGAAAACAATTCAATCGTTGGCTCCTGAAGCTGTATGGAAGAATTTCTACTCATTAACCAGAATACCTCGTCCTTCTGGCTTTATGAAGCCTATTACAGAGTTTTTGTTGAACTTCGGAAAGAGTTTAAATCTGGAATCATTTACCGATGAGGTTGGGAATGTCATTATAAGAAAGCCGGCAACCCCGGGTATGGAAAATCGTAAAGGTGTTATTCTTCAGGCACACATGGATATGGTTCCTCAGAAGAATAATGATACAGTACACGATTTTGAGAAAGATCCTATTGAAACTTATATAGATGGAGATTGGGTAAAAGCAAAAGGAACAACACTAGGTGCTGACAATGGAATGGGTGTTGCTGCTATTATGGCTGTACTAGAGGATAATACTTTGAAACATGGTCCACTGGAAGCATTGATTACTGTAGATGAAGAAACTGGAATGTTTGGAGCCTTTGGCTTGAAAAAGGAATCAATTAATGGTGAAATTCTTTTGAATCTTGATTCAGAAGAAGAAGGTGAACTTTACATTGGTTGTGCTGGTGGTGAAGATGTAACTGCTACTTTCCAATATAAAGAGGTAGAACCAGAAGATGGAGATATTGCTATCAAAATAAATTTAAAAGGTTTACGTGGTGGTCACTCTGGCTTGGAAATAAATAAAGGACGTGCTAATGCCAACAAATTAATGGTTCGTTTTCTTCGTGAAGCTATTGCTTCTTATGAAGCCAGACTTGCTACTTGGGAAGGTGGAAACATGCGTAATGCAATTCCACGTGAAGCTCATGTTGTTGTTACAATCCCTGCAGAGAACGAAGAAGAACTGATTGACCTTGTACAGTACTGCGAGAATCTGTATAACGAAGAATATGCAGGACTCGAAGAAAATATCAGCTTCAAGGCCGAAAAGACAGACCTGCCCAAAGGACTTGTTCCTGAAGAAATTCAAGATGATATTATCAATTCCATTTTTGCTTGTCAGAATGGTGTAATGAGAAATATCCCTTCTATTCCGGATACAGTAGAAACATCTTCAAATCTTGCAATTGTAAAGGTTTCAGATGGAGTGGGAGAGGTCAAGATTCTTGCCAGAAGTGCTTCCGACTCAATGAAGGAATATCTTACAACTAGCATTGAATGTTGTTTCAATATGGCAGGAGCAAAGGTAGAGATGTCTGGAGCCTATTCAGGATGGGATCCAGATGTGAATTCTCCGATTCTTCATGCAATGAAAGCTTCATATAAATCACAGTTTGGTGAAGAACCAAAAGTGAAAGTTATTCATGCCGGTTTGGAATGTGGTATTATTGGTGCAAATATCCCAGGATTGGATATGATATCTTTTGGACCAACACTGCAATCTCCTCACTCACCCGACGAACGTGTATATATCCCTTCTGTTAAGAAATTCTATGAATTCCTTATTGCAACTCTGGAACAAACACCTGTGAAAGAATAA
- a CDS encoding MBL fold metallo-hydrolase has product MKLKYLMLVLGILSAEFALAGSFDTDTFKTKSKKEVVITFIKHGSLMLTYNKHTIQVDPVSEYADYSKFPKADVILITHEHGDHLDAKAIDMLSKKETTVILNASSQKKLGKGTIMNNGDKKDILGNIKIEAVPAYNTTPGREMFHPRNRDNGYVLTIDGLRIYIAGDTEDIPEMKELKNINIAFLPVNQPYTMTIAEAVNAAKMFLPKVLYPYHFGNTDVKKIKEELKGTSIDVRLRKME; this is encoded by the coding sequence ATGAAACTTAAATATTTAATGCTTGTGCTTGGAATACTATCTGCTGAGTTTGCATTAGCAGGTTCGTTTGATACTGATACTTTTAAGACTAAAAGTAAAAAAGAGGTTGTTATCACTTTTATTAAGCATGGCAGCCTTATGCTCACTTATAACAAGCATACCATTCAGGTAGACCCGGTATCTGAATATGCCGATTATTCAAAGTTTCCTAAGGCCGATGTTATCTTGATTACTCATGAACATGGAGATCATCTTGATGCTAAAGCTATTGACATGTTGAGTAAAAAGGAAACAACTGTAATTCTAAATGCCTCAAGTCAGAAGAAACTGGGAAAAGGAACAATCATGAATAATGGTGATAAAAAAGATATCCTTGGCAATATAAAAATTGAAGCAGTTCCAGCATATAACACAACTCCGGGCAGAGAGATGTTTCATCCCCGCAATCGGGATAATGGTTATGTACTTACTATTGATGGATTACGCATCTATATTGCTGGTGATACGGAAGATATTCCCGAAATGAAGGAATTGAAGAATATTAATATAGCATTCCTTCCCGTAAACCAACCTTATACAATGACTATTGCTGAAGCAGTAAATGCTGCCAAAATGTTTTTGCCGAAAGTTCTTTATCCATATCATTTTGGTAATACAGATGTAAAAAAGATAAAGGAAGAACTGAAGGGTACTTCTATTGATGTTCGACTTAGAAAGATGGAATAA
- a CDS encoding SDR family oxidoreductase produces MNFEQKVILITGASSGFGKISAQILAERGHIVYGTSRKQTDSPEKVIMLAMDVTDPYSIQKTITHIYSEQGRIDVLINNAGMGIGGALELATQEEVLQQMNTNFFGVVNMCKAVLPFMRKAQKGKIINLSSIAGIMAVPYQGFYSASKFAIEGYSEALALELHPFYIKVCLVEPGDFKTGFTASRNISTATLNDSDYGERFAKALTLIEKAENQGSNPILLGKAICKIVEKKKPSFRTLVGPLEQILFARVKSYLPNKVIQFILRSFYDIK; encoded by the coding sequence ATGAATTTTGAGCAAAAAGTTATACTTATTACAGGAGCATCTTCCGGATTCGGAAAAATCAGTGCACAAATACTGGCCGAACGCGGTCATATTGTTTATGGAACCAGTAGAAAGCAAACAGATAGTCCTGAAAAGGTAATTATGCTGGCTATGGATGTTACAGATCCCTATTCAATTCAAAAGACAATCACTCACATTTATTCAGAACAAGGGCGAATAGATGTACTTATTAACAATGCCGGGATGGGGATTGGAGGAGCTTTGGAATTAGCAACCCAGGAGGAAGTCCTTCAACAAATGAATACAAATTTCTTTGGTGTTGTTAATATGTGCAAAGCAGTTCTTCCATTTATGCGTAAAGCTCAAAAAGGAAAAATTATAAATCTCAGTTCCATTGCGGGGATAATGGCCGTTCCCTATCAAGGCTTTTATTCAGCATCTAAATTTGCTATAGAAGGGTATAGCGAGGCTTTAGCTCTGGAACTGCATCCATTTTATATTAAAGTATGCTTAGTAGAACCTGGTGACTTTAAGACGGGGTTCACTGCCAGTCGTAATATTTCCACTGCCACATTAAATGACAGTGATTATGGAGAAAGATTTGCCAAGGCATTAACCCTGATTGAAAAAGCGGAGAATCAAGGAAGCAACCCAATATTATTAGGAAAAGCAATATGTAAGATTGTTGAAAAGAAAAAACCTTCTTTCCGTACATTGGTAGGTCCTTTGGAACAAATATTATTTGCTCGTGTAAAAAGCTATTTGCCTAATAAGGTTATTCAATTTATACTTCGTAGTTTTTATGATATTAAATGA
- a CDS encoding MFS transporter, whose protein sequence is MNKSSSLKALPVLFGFFIMGFCDVVGITSAHVKADFGLSDTLSNMIPVALFSMFLLFSVPTGILMNRIGRKRTVLLSNLITTVAMFLPLIGYTFTISLVAFALLGIANTILQVSLNPLLTNVVKGDKLTSSLTAGQFVKAISSFCGPFIAIFAAERLGSWQMIFPIYALITVVSTVWLMALPIPKEAVQERASSFGEVLSLLADTRILQLFLGILFVVGVDVGLNTVAPKILIERCGLSAASAGFGPSTYFAFRTVGTFLGAILLAKYSSERFFKINIIIAVVALSALIIVPVKIGIFALYAVIGFSIANVFPIIYSKAIQIRPDKANEISGLMITGVFGGAIIPFFMGLMSDWLNSQVGSVIVILISALYLLYCAFVVNTRKEEVKSHNRN, encoded by the coding sequence ATGAATAAATCTTCTTCTTTGAAAGCACTCCCGGTACTTTTCGGGTTTTTTATAATGGGTTTTTGTGACGTTGTAGGAATCACCTCGGCACATGTGAAAGCTGATTTTGGGTTAAGTGACACGCTTTCGAATATGATTCCGGTGGCACTGTTTTCGATGTTCCTGCTGTTTTCAGTGCCAACAGGTATCCTGATGAACAGGATTGGCCGGAAACGGACGGTGTTATTGAGTAACTTGATTACTACGGTAGCCATGTTTCTGCCCTTGATTGGTTACACCTTTACCATTTCTTTGGTGGCATTTGCTTTGCTAGGTATTGCCAATACAATTCTGCAGGTTTCGTTGAACCCGCTTCTGACCAATGTGGTAAAAGGTGATAAGCTGACCAGTAGTCTTACTGCAGGTCAGTTTGTGAAAGCTATTTCTTCATTCTGCGGACCGTTTATCGCTATTTTTGCTGCGGAAAGGCTGGGTAGCTGGCAGATGATTTTTCCGATCTATGCGTTAATTACTGTGGTATCTACTGTCTGGCTGATGGCTTTACCTATTCCTAAAGAAGCCGTTCAAGAAAGAGCTTCCTCCTTTGGGGAGGTACTGAGCTTACTAGCAGATACACGGATTCTGCAGCTTTTTCTTGGCATCTTGTTCGTTGTTGGAGTGGATGTGGGCCTGAATACCGTGGCACCAAAAATTCTGATTGAACGTTGCGGATTATCGGCCGCCAGTGCTGGATTTGGCCCCAGTACTTATTTTGCTTTCCGTACTGTCGGAACATTTCTCGGAGCGATCCTGTTGGCAAAATATTCATCGGAGAGGTTCTTTAAGATCAATATTATTATTGCTGTGGTGGCATTGTCGGCATTGATAATTGTTCCGGTGAAAATAGGAATCTTTGCCTTGTATGCTGTTATAGGCTTTTCCATTGCCAATGTTTTTCCGATCATCTATTCTAAAGCCATTCAGATCCGCCCAGATAAAGCGAATGAGATTTCGGGACTGATGATTACCGGTGTTTTTGGAGGAGCCATTATCCCATTCTTTATGGGACTAATGTCTGACTGGTTAAATTCTCAGGTTGGGTCTGTGATTGTAATTTTAATAAGCGCATTGTACCTGTTGTATTGTGCATTTGTTGTGAATACTCGAAAAGAAGAAGTGAAGAGCCACAACCGAAATTAA
- a CDS encoding ROK family protein, which yields MYQFDKRIVMTLDAGGTNFIFSAMQANQEIVSPICLESNADNLPKCLETILLGFAEVKKALTVPPIAISFAFPGPADYEHGIIGDLPNLKAFRGGVALGPFLEKKFGIPVFINNDGNLFAYGESIGGILPEINQKLAEAGSSRRYRNLLGLTLGTGFGAGVVTSGNLLTGDNGCGGDVWVFRHKKYRNCITEESVSIEAVKRMYAEFSGCDQSLLSPKDIYDIARGTKSGNTKAAQCAFTELGEEAGNAIAHAITIVDGLVVIGGGLTGAADYFMPALMDELNGTIGKLNGEVFSRLQMKAYNLDDGRDLEKFVQGSPKYIEVPGTDQKVLYDSSKKIGIAISKLGASKAIALGAYAFALNSLDKE from the coding sequence ATGTATCAGTTTGATAAAAGAATCGTGATGACGCTTGATGCGGGCGGAACAAACTTTATTTTTTCCGCCATGCAGGCCAATCAGGAAATAGTATCTCCAATCTGTCTGGAATCGAATGCCGATAATTTACCCAAATGTCTGGAAACCATTTTGCTGGGGTTTGCAGAGGTGAAAAAAGCATTGACAGTCCCTCCGATTGCCATCAGTTTTGCCTTTCCGGGACCAGCTGACTACGAGCACGGAATTATTGGAGATTTACCGAATCTGAAAGCTTTCAGAGGAGGAGTGGCATTGGGCCCATTCTTGGAAAAAAAATTCGGTATTCCGGTTTTTATAAATAACGACGGAAATTTATTTGCCTACGGTGAATCCATCGGTGGGATTTTACCGGAAATAAATCAGAAACTAGCCGAAGCAGGTAGTTCCAGAAGGTATAGAAACCTGCTTGGACTGACACTGGGTACCGGTTTCGGGGCCGGTGTAGTGACCAGTGGTAATTTGCTGACGGGAGACAATGGCTGTGGCGGCGATGTTTGGGTGTTTCGGCACAAAAAGTACAGGAACTGCATTACGGAAGAAAGCGTGAGTATAGAGGCCGTAAAACGTATGTATGCCGAGTTTTCGGGGTGCGATCAGTCGCTCCTTTCACCGAAGGATATTTATGATATTGCCCGAGGAACGAAAAGCGGGAATACGAAAGCTGCACAATGTGCTTTTACCGAATTGGGAGAAGAGGCCGGCAATGCCATTGCACATGCCATTACTATTGTGGATGGATTAGTTGTTATAGGTGGCGGACTGACAGGAGCGGCAGACTATTTTATGCCTGCATTGATGGACGAGCTAAATGGAACGATCGGGAAATTAAATGGGGAGGTTTTTTCCAGATTGCAGATGAAAGCCTATAACCTTGATGATGGGAGAGATCTGGAGAAATTTGTGCAAGGATCTCCGAAATATATTGAGGTGCCTGGAACGGACCAAAAGGTGCTTTATGATTCTTCCAAAAAGATTGGAATAGCGATCTCTAAACTTGGGGCAAGTAAAGCCATTGCACTTGGTGCGTATGCTTTTGCATTAAATAGTCTTGATAAAGAGTAA